The genome window TTCAAGTGCGCATGAAGTGCCAGTAGGAATTAACAGAAGAAAAGTAATCACTTTAAATGAAGGTATAGAAGGCAAAGAGTTTTCAACAACTCTTGCTTGCCAACACTGTACAGATGCTCCATGTGAGCAAGTTTGTCCTGTAAAATGCTTTTATATTAGAGCTGATGGTATTGTTTTACATGATAAAAAAACTTGTATAGGTTGCGGGTATTGTCTTTATGCATGTCCTTTTGGTGCTCCACAATTTCCAAGAGACGGTGCTTTTGGTATTAAGGGTGAAATGGACAAATGTACTATGTGTGCAGGTGGTCCTGAGCCTACCAACTCTCATGAAGAAAGAGAACTTTATGGACAAAATCGTATCGCAGAAGGCAAAGTGCCTATGTGTGCTGCGGTTTGTTCTACAAATGCACTTTTGGTTGGCGATGCAGCTGAAGTTAGTGCAATGTATAGAAAAAGAGTTTTACTCAAGGGTCAAAATTTAGGACTTGATGTAAAATAATTCAAAGGGTGTTTGCAAGCACCCTTTTTTACTACTTATAATCCAAGGTTAATTCATGGAAGAGCTAATTTTACAAATTCAAAAAAGTCTTGATGAAAATAATAAACTTACTTGTAAAAAAGCACTAGAATTTTTAAAACAATATTCTAAAGAAGATTTTCAAACTGCTATAAAAGAATTAGGTGTAAAAATTTCAGATTGTGAGTTAGGTCAATTTGGCAAGTTAAATAAAAATATAGCAAAAAGTGAAATTTTAGAAAAATTAGAAGCAAAATTAGATTCTAAGCGTCGTATATCATGTAAAGATACTTTAGAATGTACCAAAGACTTTAATATGGCTGATATTAGAGCCACACTTAAAACCTATAAAATTGATGTTAAATACTGTGAACTTGGTTGTTTTGAAGAAAAAAAAGGTAAAAAATTTCATATAAAAAGTAAAATTTGGATAGAAAATTCTGATGGAAAATTGCTTTTTGGTAAGGGTAAAACAGATATTTTAGAATTAGTAGGAGAATGTGGAAGTATTTCCCAAGCAGCTAAACAACTAGGGATTAATTATAAAAAAGCATGGCTTTATATACAAGATTTAGAAAAAAATATGAAAGAAGAACTGCTCATTGCTAAAAAAGGAAGAGGAAGTGAAGCTGGTAGCAAACTTACTCCAAGAGCTTATGAATTAATTCAAAATTTTAAAATTTTACAACAAGATGTAGAAGAGTATACCAATAAACGCTTTAAAGAATTATTTTTTAAGAAAAATCAAGAAAAAAACAAAACTTAATTTGAATACAAGTTATAACAATATATCATTAAATAAAAAAGGTAAAAAATGAAAATTGATTGCAGAGATTTAGCTTGTCCACGTCCTGTGATAGAAACAAAAAAAGCCTTAGAAGAGTTAAAAGAAAATGAAAATTTAGAAATTCTTTTAAATTCTCAAGCTTCTAAAGAAAATGTAATGAGATTTTTAAAATCTTTAAATTTGGAATTTAGCGTTAAAGATTTAGATGATGAGAGTATTATTAGCATTGTAAAAGATGGCAATATAGCTCAAACTCAAGAAAAAAATTTACAAGAATACAATGTGTTATTTTTAAAAAGCGATAGAGTGGGCGAGGGAGAACTTGGAAAAAATTTAATGCTAGGTTTTTTAAAAACTCTAAAAGATTTACCTAATAAACCTGTAAAAATCCTTTGTGTTAATGATAGTGTTTTGATGAATACTGATTGCTCTCATATTGCTTTTGAAGCTATGAAAGAACTTGAAAATTTAGGAGTTGAAATTTATAGTTGCGGGGCATGTTTGGAATTTTTTGGCAAAAGCAAAGAACTTAAAATAGGTAAAATAGGCAATGCTTATGAAATTTTAAATGAACTTTTTGGAAAGGCAAAGATTATTTCTTTATGATATATAAAGATCAAAAACTAACCCAATATGTAAAAGCTGCGGGTTGAGCTGCCAAATTAGACTCGGTGGGTCTTGACAAAATTCTTGGCATTTTAAAACCGCATGAAAACATTTTAAGTGGTATTAATAATAATGAAGATGCGAGTGTTTATAAGCTAAATGAAGATTTAGCTTTGGTGCAAACTCTTGATTTTATTACACCCGTGGTTGATAGTGCGTATCATTTTGGCGCTATAGCTGCTGCAAATGCTTTAAGTGATGTATTTGCTATGGGTGCTGAGGTGATTAATGCTTTAAATATTGTAGGTTTTGATACTTGTCATTTTAATAATGAAATTTTACTTGAAGTGTTAGAAGGTGCTAGAGTTAAGGTTGAAGAAGCTGGCGCTGTGCTAGTAGGTGGGCATACTATAGAAAATGATGAATTTATTTTTGGACTTAGTGTAACAGGAGTAGTTCATCCTAAGAAATTTATAGCTAATAATAGCGCAAAAGATGGTGATGTGATTTTACTTACTAAGCCTATAGGTAGTGGTATTGTTAGCACTGCTATTAAGGCTGGTTTGCTAGAAAAAGAAAAGATTTTAAAAGCAGTAGAGCAAATGAGTTTTTTAAATTTATATGCAAGTCGTATTTTAAAGAGATTTAAAAGTCTTAGCGCCTTAAGTGATGTGACAGGTTTTGGTCTTTTGGGACATTTAAAAGAAATGTTAAATAAAGAGATTACGATAGAAGTATATAAAAATGAAATTCCTTTAATGGATGGAGTTTTATCAATGGCTAATATGGGGATAATCCCTGCGGGAGCTTATAAAAATAAAGATAGCCTAAAAATTTGGGTTGAAAATTTAAACGAAAAAGATGAGGATATAGTGTATTTTGATCCTCAAACTTCAGGTGGACTTTTAGCTAGTATGAGTGAAAATGAAGCAAATGAAGCTTTAAAAATACTTAAAGAATATAATATTGAAGCAAAGATTATTGCTAGATGTGTAAAAAATACTCATAATTATTTATTATTACGCTAATATTTTATTTACAATTAAAAATATATGTTTATATTTGTTACTTTTTTACATAAAAAAATAAATTATAAATAAATATATGTTGATTTTCGTTGCATTTTTTGTATCATAAATACATATTAACTATTAAAGTGGAGGAAAAAATGATACAAAAAGCTTTGCAATTAGCTGAAGAATTACAAAGAAAGATAGAAAGTAATATCTCTCAAAGCGAAAAAGAATTTCATGCCAAAATGCAAAAACTTTTAAACAACCCTAAAAATAAAGTAATGTTAATTGAGCTTTTAGATCGCTCTTTTAGATGTAAAGATAAAAGTGCTAGTTTTGAGCTAATAGAACATACTTTAAATAAATATGGTATAGCAGATTTTTTTAGTGCTTTTGAAAAATTTTTACTTTTTTCATTTTTAAATTTTGGAAAATTTGCGCCAACTCTTAGTGTGCCATTTTTCATTAAGCATTTAAGAGAAGATACTAAAGCTATGGTTTTAGATGCAAATCCTAGTGTTTTAGAGCCTCATATGCGCAAAAGAAAAGATGAAGATAAAATTACCTTAAATGTAAATTTAATCGGCGAAGAGGTTTTAGGTGAAGCTGAGAGTGCTTATAGGATGAAAAAATATGAAGAAGCATTAAAAACAAGCTATATTACTTATATTTCTATTAAAATTACTACCATTTTTTCCCAAATCAATATTATTGATTTTGAATACTCTAAAGATGAGGTGGTAAAAAGATTAGATAAATTATATGCTCTTGCTTTAGAGGAAGAAAAAAAGCAGGGTGTGTCTAAATTTATCAATCTTGACATGGAAGAATTTAGGGATTTAGAATTAACTGTTGAAGCTTTTATGGAAAGTGTTGCAAAATATGATATTAAAGCAGGTATTGTTTTGCAAGCTTATTTACCTGATTCTTATGAGTATTTGAAAAAACTTTTTGCTTTTTCAAAAGAAAGAGTTCTAAAAGGTATGAAGCCTATAAAAATTCGCTTTGTTAAAGGAGCGAATATGGAAAGTGAAGAAACTATAGCTTCACAAAGAGGTTGGGCTCTACCTACTTTTTATAAAAAAATTGACACTGATAGTAACTATAAAAAAATGCTTGATTTTGTCTTAGAGGGAGATAATCATAAATATATTAATGTAGGTATTGCAAGCCATAATTTATTTGAAATTGCTTATGCTTATACTAGAATTTCACAAGCAGGAGCTTTATCATCTTTTACCTTTGAAATGCTTGAAGGTATGAGTTTGCAATGCTCTTATGAGCTTTCTAAAATGCATGATCTTATACTTTATGCACCAGTTTGCGATGAAGCACATTTTAACAATGCTATTGCATACTTAGTAAGAAGACTTGATGAAAATACTAGTGAAGATAATTTCATGAGATATTTTTTCAATCTTAAAATTAATGATAAAAATTGGCAAATGCAAAAAGAATTATTTATAAAATCTTTAGAAGGCGTTGCTAGTTTGGATAATTCTACTCATAGAACTCAAGATAGAAATAATGAAACAAAGGCTATTAGTTCTTATGAGAGTAAAGAATTTAAAAACGAACCTGATACAGATTTTATCTTAAAAGCAAATAGAGAGTGGGCTAAAAATATAAGAACTAAATATGAAAATTTAGAAAATTATGATGTGTATCCGGTTGCAAAAGAAGAAATTAAAAATGAAAATTTACAAGTAGTAGAAGTTAAAGATAAAATCAAAAATCGCACTATAGGTAAAGCACATTTAGCAGGCCAAGCAGAGATTAAATACGCTTTAGATGTAGCTAAGAGCTCAAATTTTAGTGATTTAAGTCACGATGAAATTTATGAAATTTTAGCAAAAACTGCTCAACTTGTTAGAGATCGTAGGGGGGATTTAATAGGTATAGCAGCTTTAGAAGTAGGAAAAACTTTCTTAGAAATTGATCCTGAAGTGAGTGAGGCTATAGACTTTTTAGAATTTTATCCACATTCTTTGGAAAAACTAAAAGAGCAAAATCCAAATACTGTTTTTAAAGCAAAAGGTATAGGTGTGGTGATTGCGCCATGGAATTTCCCAGTGGGTATTTCAGTAGGAACCATAGCAGCACCTTTGGCTGCAGGAAATAAAGTGATATACAAACCTTCATCTTTATCGATGTTAACAGGTTATATGCTTTGTAAATGTTTTTGGGATGCAGGAATTCCTAAAGATGCTTTGATTTTCTTACCTGCTAAAGGTAGTGATATATCAAAATACTTACTTGTTGATCAAAGTGTGAAATTTTCAGTATTAACCGGTGGGGAAGAAACTGCTTATGCAATGCTCAAAGCTAATCCAACCTTGCTTTTAAGTGCTGAAACAGGCGGTAAAAACGCAACTATTGTTTCTAAATTTGCTGATCGTGATAGTGCGATTAAAAATATCATTCATTCAGCTTTTTCAAATTCAGGTCAAAAATGCTCTGCTACTTCTTTACTAGTTTTAGAAGAAGAAGT of Campylobacter lari contains these proteins:
- the yedF gene encoding sulfurtransferase-like selenium metabolism protein YedF; its protein translation is MKIDCRDLACPRPVIETKKALEELKENENLEILLNSQASKENVMRFLKSLNLEFSVKDLDDESIISIVKDGNIAQTQEKNLQEYNVLFLKSDRVGEGELGKNLMLGFLKTLKDLPNKPVKILCVNDSVLMNTDCSHIAFEAMKELENLGVEIYSCGACLEFFGKSKELKIGKIGNAYEILNELFGKAKIISL
- a CDS encoding winged helix-turn-helix domain-containing protein, with protein sequence MEELILQIQKSLDENNKLTCKKALEFLKQYSKEDFQTAIKELGVKISDCELGQFGKLNKNIAKSEILEKLEAKLDSKRRISCKDTLECTKDFNMADIRATLKTYKIDVKYCELGCFEEKKGKKFHIKSKIWIENSDGKLLFGKGKTDILELVGECGSISQAAKQLGINYKKAWLYIQDLEKNMKEELLIAKKGRGSEAGSKLTPRAYELIQNFKILQQDVEEYTNKRFKELFFKKNQEKNKT
- the selD gene encoding selenide, water dikinase SelD, with the translated sequence MIYKDQKLTQYVKAAGUAAKLDSVGLDKILGILKPHENILSGINNNEDASVYKLNEDLALVQTLDFITPVVDSAYHFGAIAAANALSDVFAMGAEVINALNIVGFDTCHFNNEILLEVLEGARVKVEEAGAVLVGGHTIENDEFIFGLSVTGVVHPKKFIANNSAKDGDVILLTKPIGSGIVSTAIKAGLLEKEKILKAVEQMSFLNLYASRILKRFKSLSALSDVTGFGLLGHLKEMLNKEITIEVYKNEIPLMDGVLSMANMGIIPAGAYKNKDSLKIWVENLNEKDEDIVYFDPQTSGGLLASMSENEANEALKILKEYNIEAKIIARCVKNTHNYLLLR
- the fdh3B gene encoding formate dehydrogenase FDH3 subunit beta, with translation MARMKFYVDNNRCISCFACQVACSSAHEVPVGINRRKVITLNEGIEGKEFSTTLACQHCTDAPCEQVCPVKCFYIRADGIVLHDKKTCIGCGYCLYACPFGAPQFPRDGAFGIKGEMDKCTMCAGGPEPTNSHEERELYGQNRIAEGKVPMCAAVCSTNALLVGDAAEVSAMYRKRVLLKGQNLGLDVK
- a CDS encoding bifunctional proline dehydrogenase/L-glutamate gamma-semialdehyde dehydrogenase — translated: MIQKALQLAEELQRKIESNISQSEKEFHAKMQKLLNNPKNKVMLIELLDRSFRCKDKSASFELIEHTLNKYGIADFFSAFEKFLLFSFLNFGKFAPTLSVPFFIKHLREDTKAMVLDANPSVLEPHMRKRKDEDKITLNVNLIGEEVLGEAESAYRMKKYEEALKTSYITYISIKITTIFSQINIIDFEYSKDEVVKRLDKLYALALEEEKKQGVSKFINLDMEEFRDLELTVEAFMESVAKYDIKAGIVLQAYLPDSYEYLKKLFAFSKERVLKGMKPIKIRFVKGANMESEETIASQRGWALPTFYKKIDTDSNYKKMLDFVLEGDNHKYINVGIASHNLFEIAYAYTRISQAGALSSFTFEMLEGMSLQCSYELSKMHDLILYAPVCDEAHFNNAIAYLVRRLDENTSEDNFMRYFFNLKINDKNWQMQKELFIKSLEGVASLDNSTHRTQDRNNETKAISSYESKEFKNEPDTDFILKANREWAKNIRTKYENLENYDVYPVAKEEIKNENLQVVEVKDKIKNRTIGKAHLAGQAEIKYALDVAKSSNFSDLSHDEIYEILAKTAQLVRDRRGDLIGIAALEVGKTFLEIDPEVSEAIDFLEFYPHSLEKLKEQNPNTVFKAKGIGVVIAPWNFPVGISVGTIAAPLAAGNKVIYKPSSLSMLTGYMLCKCFWDAGIPKDALIFLPAKGSDISKYLLVDQSVKFSVLTGGEETAYAMLKANPTLLLSAETGGKNATIVSKFADRDSAIKNIIHSAFSNSGQKCSATSLLVLEEEVYNDEEFKKTLVDAASSMAVGNPFVFKNKLGALADKPDVKLQKALDELAPYESWALKPKFVDDNPYLLTPGIKYGTKKGDFTHMNELFAPILTVMKAKDLKEAIDIVNSTGYGLTAGFESLDEREWEYFHTHIEAGNIYINKPTTGAIVLRQPFGGIKKSAIGFGRKVGIYNYITQFLDIEQSQADQNVLDNELVSNLNALSLDLNEKDKADFEVVKAMARSYAYHAKHEFASAKDYVNIRGEDNLFSYTKVKNIAYRVHKDDSLKDILGVILAASVLNIDLVLSYDEHEKIDLVQKINQKISSKTLFLKESKENFISKIVDYERIRYFAPLDVNDEIFIKAASCAKIIANAKPLINGRFELLLYHNEKALSISFHRYGNLGIRALK